The Balaenoptera acutorostrata chromosome 13, mBalAcu1.1, whole genome shotgun sequence region TAATGTtactgtccccctccccccgcaaaGAAAAGCCCAACcttacaacaaaaacaaaatccagagGCTCATGCATCATTTCCTTAACCATCACTAAGGCATAGGGAGGTGCACAGCAGCAGCTTTGGGGGGCTTTTTCAATTAAACACCAGGGCCTTACAATTATTCCATTGGTCAGGCCCCAGTGTGTGTATTTTGAGAGAAATATTCAGACATATAAGCCTGGTTTAGTATCACTAAATTAAATTTAGCATAGCTACTTTAATCTTGCACAAGTGAGCCGGGATTAGATGTCTTTTGAGAATACATTTCTTTTAGAATCCCTGATAAGAGAAAGTTTAATATATTTGTCATTTGAAATGCTATTTAATGAGTTCTTTTTTCGTGTCAGAAcctggatatatgtataatttttgagTGTCAAAATTGAAGGACTTAGCCTCGCAGATATCAGATACAGATATAGTTTCTGCTTTCAAAGAACTTTTTTGGTTTTTACCAAATTGAAGTAATACGCTCAATTAATAAATATTGtaatcatattattttaaaatattttaggttgCAGAAGTTTTACAAGTACCTCCAATGAGAGTATATGAAGTAGCAACTTTTTATACAATGTATAATCGAAAGCCAGTTGGAAAGTATCATGTTCAAGTCTGCACTACTACGCCTTGCATGCTTCGTAACTCCGACAGCATACTGGAGGCCATTCAGAAAAAGCTTGGTATGGGACAcagtatatttataaattttacgAAAAAATAGAGTTGCCTTTCAAGATTTGACCTATTTCTTACctgtattttcaaacttttacCATCTTACTAGATCTGTACTTCACAAGTAAATTTTTGTCTTACTGTGTTTGCCCACCATTATTGCTTCCTATTTTGTATTCTTTAGTTCTCCTCCTCAAAGCTgagttttcatgttttcttccttAACCATTGAGTATGTTTTAAAAGATTCTcgaagttttaaagttttcattgttTAGAAAATTAAGTTTCACTTGTTATGTGATAGCATGTGGCACATAAAGAAGTGACTATATCATCCTGTATCCTTCCAAACAAGACTTGGAACAAATAAGATACgagaataggacttccctggtggcgcattagttaagaatctgcctgccaatgcaggggacacggttcgagccctggtctgggaagatcccacatgccgcagagcaactaaggccatgcaccacaactactgagcctgtgctcaagagcctgtgagccacaactgctgaagcctgagtgccacaactactggagcccgcgtgcctagagcccgtgctccacagcaagagaagccaccgcaatgagaagcctgagcaccacaatgaagagtagcccccactcacggcaactagagaaagcccgcatgcagcaacgaagaccagtgcagccaaaaataaataaatttattttaaaaacaaaaatgatactaGAATAGGAAGAATGCTTCAGGAAGGGAAATTTGGAATAAGATGTTAttacaattatactccaataaagatgtttaaaaaagaaagatgttattACAGTAGCATTTACAGAATTAAAAGggcattttattatataaaactgCCATTGTTGCATTTATCAATATACATATCAAATGAAGTAAAAGGAGGTGTCTCTTAATTTTGTTGTTACTTGCATGTTGTAAAAATAGTTGGAGAGTATAGAAGTATGTAAGACAGAAGTCTGAAGTCTGCTCAAAATCCTACCCTGCCATCTCCAAGGTACAAATTCTGATAACAGGTATAttagttttagattttatattgttttaattattttcattattaaatacataaatgtaataTGTCTGTTTGCTTTTTGCACTTGATTTTGGCTATAATATGTGTGCCTCATTTTTCTATTATAAGTTAAATTATTCTGCAGTTACTTTCATGTATACAACATGTCTTTGCATACTTGTCCAATTGTACACGAAGGTTGTTTACAagaagaattgctgggtcagatttTACTATATTTTGCTAAAATGCCTTCCCTAAAGATATGAGAGTACCTATTTTCCTTACATTCTTAATGATCTTTGACATTAGCTGTTTTCTGAGTCTTTGCCCGTCTGATCGTATGACTGATTTTAGTAGGTTAATTAGCATGatcaaaatgaagataatatggTCTGATGCACTGTTATGTAACAACAAACACTGGAGATGAGTCctctgaaatttgtttttaaaggaacaagTCCACTTAAATCCTTGAATGTTCTATAATAACTATACAGAGTTgtttaatttaagaaatttaatgCTCTTAAATACTTTTTATATGCCTCTGtaaatactttttatatatatgctttttctgtaaatactttttatatatatgctttttatgttggtttttttttttttggttcttaaGCTATATTGCAATTAAAATATAACCTGGTCCTTACCAgtgcttatttatatttttaggaaTAAAGGTTGGAGAGACTACACCTGACAAACTTTTCACTCTTATAGAAGTGGAATGTTTAGGGGCCTGTGTAAACGCACCAATGGTTCAAATAAATGACAACTACTATGTGAGTATTAATATAAAGTTGTAtgatgttatatttaaaatattttaaacatttggttTCTTGTCATGTGGATGTTGGTTTCTGAATTATTCATTTAGAAGAAACTGTTGGCATAAATATCTAGaaggtttcttttttcctggtttccaaactttattaaaaatcaaagaatagaAAAACTTTACATAAAATATGTCAGTTTTAgcttccacattgttgtacaccagaacgtttttaaaaaattattatcattaaaCATTTTTGCATTTAACTCCAGGAGAtaatgacacattttaaaaacttttaaataggggcttccctggtggcgtagtggttaagaatctgcctcccagtgcaggggacgcaggttcaagccctggtctgggaagatcccacatgccgtggagcaactaagcctgtgcaccacaactactgagcctgcgctctagagcctgcgagccacgactactgagcccacgtgccacaactactgaagcccacgcacctagagcctgtgcttcacaacaagagaggccactgcagtgagaagcccgcacgtcgcaacaaagagtagaccccgctcgccacaactagagaaagcctgcgcatagcaacaaagacccaacgtggccaaaagtaaataaatatttaaaaaatcttttaaataatgaaaaatttaataatttacatataaatacaaaaaataaccAACAAGTCTTAATAGATAATAATATTTTGCCACACTTGCTTTaggtattataatttttatcattattatgtgCAGAAATAAACTATAGGTGAGGGtaaacctcccccacccccattcaaaatcctgttcttttcctttcattcccagagataaccactatcaTAAACTGTGTTTTTCCTGtacatgttttttaaactttcaaaatatatgtatctAGGCATgctaataatactatattgtgtgttttaaaaatttgacagAGATTGTATCATAActctaagaactgctttagcCAGAtctcagaagttttttttttttttaaaggaagttattttgtttatgtatttatttatgggtacgttgggtcttcgttgctgtgcgagctttctctagttttgttgagcgggggctactcttcgttgcggtgtgtaggcttttcattgcggtggtctCTCctgtcacggagcacaggctctaggtgtgcgggctcagtagttgtggctcgtgggctctagagcgcaggctcatagttgtggcgcacgggcctagttgctccgcggcatgtgggatcttcccagaccagggcttgaacctgtgtctcttgcattggcaggcggattcttaaccactgagccaccagggaagcccctcacaagttctttttttaaaaaatatttatttatttatttatttttggctctgttgggtcttagtatagcctgtgggatcttttgttgcggtgtgtgggcttctctctagttgtggcgcatgggctccagagtgagtgggctcagtagttgcagcgcatgggctctctagtggcacgggctccagagcacgtgggctctgtagttgtggtgcacgggcttagttgccttgcggcatgtgagatcttagttccccaaccagggatcgaacctgtgtcccccacattggaaggtgtattcttaaccactggaccaccagggaagtcccattacaAGTTTTGGtaagtaatatttttatcatttagttctaaatatttttaaatttgcattttgatttcttctttgacctctGTTTTTTAGAAGTGTTCTTAATATCCAAGTGTGTGGAGTTTTCTAGTTACCTTGTTTTAATTGCTTGCTACCCTAATTATATCATGGCTGTCATTCATAATATCTTGTTAGTTCATAATCCTTAGAAGTTTGTTTATGGAAATTCTTTTAAGGCCTGTGTTGAAGGTAGATACTTCAAGAAAGGATTGACTTTGCTTCTCTCTTGCTCCTGGAAATACTACTGGCCCAAAAGAAATCCCTTCTTCTTATATCCTCCCCTCTTCTTCCCCTAAAGTGTAAGGTTCTAGAGTAGCAGGGTTTTTTTGAGGGacagttttaatttctagttttcccTTATATTGAGAGTATAGCTTTTGGGGGTCTCAGCTTTACATGGTTTGGATGACGTCCTGTGTCCTGGAGATTTGTCCCTTGCCCCTCTAGGCTATGAGACCCTGAAGCCAAGTTTTTTTGCTGTTCCACTGTCTCCCTAAGTTTTCATTGAGTTTTTGGCctctgggtatttttttcttgtcagtGCCTTGatattgataaaattttaaagtttttaaaaaaattttatccaGCATTGTTAGTTGTTACAATAGGACGTTCAGTCAGGATAGCTGGACTGCCATAATGCCTGTAATGGaaatctacaatttttttttttaatgaagatgaAATTGGACTTCTTTGGCATTTTACATTTCTAGGATGTTTTTATTACCTATAggggttttcttcattttaatgatgGTGATTCAAATTTCTTACCTTCTCTTtctcatactaaaaaaaaattcctttaaaaatatggcAATAACTTACCCTTTTCCCACATTTCTGCAATTTACTCATAATCATGAGGATCTTAATTTAAGCAGGAATTAGACAGTCAAGGCTTTGTATGAAGCACTATAAGTCTAAATATAGTAGACTGCGGATTTATGCAAGAGATTCAGTTAGTAGTGGTATGGTCTTTGGTGAGGCagttaactttttattattattatttatttatttttggctgcgttgggtcttcgttgctgcacacgggctttccttagttgcattgagcgggggctactcttcgttgcagtgtgtgggcttctcattgcggtggcttctcttgttgagcatgggctctaggcatgcgggctttggtagttgtggcacatgggctctagagcacaggctcagtagttgtggcccacggggttagttgctctgtggcatgtggcatgttcccggaccagggctcgaacccatgtcccctgcattggcaggtggattcttaaccactgcaccacctgggaagcccaaggCAGTTAACTTTTATGGATGTCAGCTGACCAGTGGATAAAATGAAATAGTCACATAAACTGTGAATGGATACCGATTAGAgagaaatattaaatacattttgagGATGGTTGGGTAGCTTTGAATATGGTCTTGACATTTGATtttattaaggaattattattgTTAGTTAATTGGGTGTGGTAATGACATTGTGTTacttaagaacatttaaaaatgttctgagagttccctggcggtccagtggtcaggactctgggctttcactgctgtggcctgggtacagtccctggtcagggaactaagatcccacaaggtgtgcagtgaggccaaaaaaaagttCTTAGGAGATGCCCGCCTGCTGTGGTTATTAGGGGTGAAGTGTCATGATGTATGCAACTTGCTTTTCAATgtacagccacaaaaaaaaaaagaaaagaaaccaaaaggCATATGTGTACATAATTCAGATATGGTAAGGAATATGGTTATTCATGTATACTTttcaaattttcataataaagagTTGGGGTGGATAAAATCATTAGGTGAGTTTAAAGATTCCTTCTAGTTTTGAGGTTCTGAGCATCTGTTGCACCCTAAGcagttcttatttttataaatgtttattctaTATTAAAGGGCTTCTATGAGGCTAGGCATTGAATATACAGTACTGAATCATGATTTCTCTAGCATAGTACCAGGGTcctaaaaacattttcttaagtACTTAACAGTTTGGGAGGGGTAGAGGGGATATAATGTAGTTTAGGCACTTTTATTAGTTTAATCTTGCCCCATTCTGTTTTGACTGTCTTTTGACTAATCCTAGGGTGCAGCCAGGGGTAGGAGTGTGTCTATGTGTTTTAAttgtgtttgttattttaaataacagaacACTTGAGGTAAGAATTTTACACAGGTGTATAGTGCACAAAATACAAAGCTGCTCTGGTTGAAACGGGGATTGGAGGGTCaggattattaaaataaatgtgtccaaaataagttttttacttttcctttcgaAAATTAAGTGACGTTTGCAACAGGGTGAATTTTACCTGGGAAATAAAGAAGATATCACTAGGGTATTAGATCTTTAGCTTAGGGATAGATATTAGGCATCTACTTTTTATGACTGCTGGTGCTAATTACTATTTGCATCTCACTGATTCTTCAAGGACATAGCATTTGTTGAGCATGTGCATGGCagtgttctattttatttatcttctcttttaatcctcaaaacGCTCTGAAGTCAGtttatgaatgaagaaacaaatttGGGGAAGCTGAGTAATTTCTCTCAGATTGCTGGCTAGTAAGTGCTGGGACTTCAGCTGAAATGCAGAACTATCTCCCTTCAAAGCACTGCTCTGTGCTGCCTCTTAGGCTGCAGCTCCTGTTGCTATTGCATTTAGCAGGACAGACTATGTATAGGAGTTACTCAGTTGTTGCTGCCTTGGTAACTAACTTGTGAGctgagacagacaataaactgTTATTAGGGATTTACACTGATTTTGAGGTAGGATGTAATTTTAATAtgactattttactttttttttctaggaggATCTGACACCTAAGGATATTGAAGAAATTATTGATGAACTCAAGGCTGGCAAAATTCCAAAACCTGGGCCAAggtatccttttatttctttttaataaattttaatggcTTAACCTAAGTTAGTCTTTCATGtagacttaattttaaaattttataccctAAGTCCATAGGAGTTTTCAGGAGCCTTGAATACTATCTAAATCAACTTGTCATTTAAAGCAATGATTTTTTCCCCCGTCCAAAACCCTATCAGATAATCATCTGGTATCTACTTGGATGTTATAAAGAAGGGAAATGTACTACAAATAGAAATCTATTTCATTGCTTAAAAGTTCATACTGCCAGAATTTGACCCAAAGTCTGTCTTCCCTCTGATTTCCACCTAAAGGTCCAAAAGTTCTGTCCTTTGAACAAACAcaagataatttttatatctcttcCAAATGACGGCTCTTTAGTTACTTGAAATAGCTATCTCATCTTCCCCGTATCTTTTCTCAGATTTAATATCCACAGTCGTTTCATTGTTTTTCCTTATATGACATAGTTTTGGTCTCCCTCCTTGGCAGGTCTTCTGGTTGGCTaatgagtttctttttcttttttttttttttttttaatttttatttattatttatttattatgtttatttttggctatgttgggtcttcgtttctgtgtgagggctttctccagttgcggcaagcgggggccactcttcatcgcggtgcgcgggcctgtcactatcgcggcctctcttgttgcggagcagaggctccagacgctcaggctcagtagttgtggctcacgggcccagccgctccgcggcatgtgggatcctcccagaccagggctcgaacccgtgtcccctgcattggcaggcagactctcaaccactgcgccaccagggaagccccggctaATGAGTTTCTTAATGTGATACTTAAACTAATCACAGTATTTGAGATATGTACTTATTAGCATGTGGGGCATTGTGGGACTGTCTTCTTTATTCCAGACATCATGCTTATAATAATGCAGCCTAATTACATCAATTCTTACTTCAGATACATTACACCATTAAATTGTACTTACAGTCAGTTAGAATGCCTAGATCTTTTTCAACTTAGACATGGTTTTATCCAGGCTACTCCCATCCTGCAGTTGTGTAACTGCAGTAATTAGTAACTACTAATTACTCCTCATTCAGTTATGAACCTGAACTTTTGCTGCTAAACAAACCCCTATTCCTTATCTAAGTGTTCTCATTACTTAAAATTCTCTCAATACTAGCAATGTTTGCATGGTTTTATAGTTATATTCCCTTTGTATTTTTTCTGCTTATGTCATATACAATTTTCCTTGTCTCAACATATATATAGGTTTTAAAGGCCATGTAGTATTCTAATGTATTGCGAGAACTATGATGTGCTCTTTATTAccctgttttaaaatatattttccttctttttgttacAAACAACGATTCCCTGAGGTTGAATTACTAGGTCAAGAGGGTATGCATGGTTCTGGAGTCTGCAAGAAGTACTGAGAATTACTCCCTCATTGTTCTGACCGACCAATAACCCTACCTAATAAGAAAAAGAGGTCAGTTCAGGATAACAAGTTTAGTAAAGGCAAGCTGGCCCCTAAAAAACATACACTTCTTTCAACACTTGAATTTGTTTAAAGACGTTTGGCATTCTCTTCCTAGTTCCTCACTTACTTGGGCTacactgaaaacattttttaggaATAAAACATTTCCACTGTGAAGAATTAGTCTCCTTTATGGAGGCTACTGAAGTGAAACCTTTTGTCATTTATCATTACAATATTTCTCTTAGCCACTGGTCCTGTCCCTTACTTATCCTTGCTTCAACTGTAGCCGCCCCTTGCCCAAAAACAAAAGTTCATAATATTTTTCACAAACTTTAGCTTGTTTTTAGGACtcggatattttaaaataagttcgtGCTACTCTTGTATTTGTACTTAAACCCGTAATACTTCTTTGAACTTCGGGGTACTTTGTTTTAATATCTCAGGTGTACATTTCCTTGTGAAATCCACTTGGTTTATTTAAATGTCCCCTTTTTTTCTGATTAGgtattgtttttaattctgtAGTCATACTTTTGGAGCTTagaccctcctccttcctttcttgtgAACTTCGTGATCTATTGATGACAACATTAATCCAGCATTAAATCTCCTGCCACACAAATAGACAGATAGCTGCTTTGTCTACTTTATTGTATTCCCTCAGCATTCATttgtttcacaaatatttctGGATATGTGCTGTGTGCCAGTCACTATTTTAGGTTGTGcatacaaattatgaacaagGTAAAGTcgtcatatattttatattctagtgATGGAGAGAGACAACTAGTGTAATACCTGAATAATAAATGCTAGGAGGAAAATAAACAGGTTAGGGGATGAAGGATGACTGGAGGTAAATTTAGTCAGGTGAGGCCTTTCTGAGGTGGTGAATTAATGACCTGAATGATAAGCCCAAAGGAACCATGTAAAGAGCTGGAGGAACAATGTtgcagagggagaggaaagaggaggtaTTAAGGTCCTGGAGGAAAAATAAGATGACAGTACGGTTGAAGTGAGTGATCAAGGAGGAAAGTGGTGGAAGAGGTCAGAGAGGTAGGTAGAGGCCCAGGTAAGCAATTTGGGTTGAATCCTAAGTATAAAAAGCTGTTGGAGTGTTTTCAGTAGGGAATGATATGCGTGATCTTGTTAAAATTATTGTCGTAGTTGCTGTGTAAAGAATAGTTTAAAATTTAGTGGATGTTGTAGGGCAGAGGAATTACGAATGATTTCTAGCTTTTTAGTCTGAGCACCTCAGTGATTCCTTTAACTAAAATGAAGAAGATTTGGGGTAGGGCAATTTTGGGGAAGAAAAGT contains the following coding sequences:
- the NDUFV2 gene encoding NADH dehydrogenase [ubiquinone] flavoprotein 2, mitochondrial isoform X2, with the protein product MFLSAALRARAAGFAAQWGRHVRNLHKTAVQNGAGGALFVHRDTPENNPDTPFDFTPENYKRIEAIVKNYPEGHKAAAVLPVLDLAQRQNGWLPISAMNKVAEVLQVPPMRVYEVATFYTMYNRKPVGKYHVQVCTTTPCMLRNSDSILEAIQKKLGIKVGETTPDKLFTLIEVECLGACVNAPMVQINDNYYEDLTPKDIEEIIDELKAGKIPKPGPSF